From the Rissa tridactyla isolate bRisTri1 chromosome 20, bRisTri1.patW.cur.20221130, whole genome shotgun sequence genome, one window contains:
- the ZMIZ2 gene encoding zinc finger MIZ domain-containing protein 2 isoform X1 codes for MNSMNPMKPSTPHGDGSFAYEAVPWQPSTNQPAGSLSVVTTVWGVSNTSQSQVFGSPMGPGGSSSSTPLLPGMASTGSGMSSPPFLPQQPFAEGATGKGYVQPGVYGRSSYPGGTGFAASFTGSPGGPSGMGLPSHAGRPPTDFTQAAAAAAVAAAAATATATATATVAALQEKQSQELSQYGTMGAGQPFGSQFLPHAGPRGPAGMSPAGMAGVMASSGVSPVSMSPVRTPGAGPLYSGQRVPQHSYPGPPPSQQLPRQGLKRAYSSEGYAAQQYLQGGQYAAAGAQYAPSAPQPSAPSPSYPGHRLQQGIGQYLSASGNAGPYYKPADQFNGQSVGFTTYSQAAVNGPGRSLPGYPSSPLAGNPTPPMAPGSGIPPYASPGQDVKSPFLTDMKPSVTSLHPSPSGPAPGEELRLTFPVRDGVVLEPFRLQHNLAVSNHVFQLRDSVYKTLMMRPDLELQFKCYHHEDRQMNTNWPASVQVSVNATPLTIERGDNKTSHKPLYLKHVCQPGRNTIQITVTACCCSHLFVLQLVHRPSVRSVLQGLIKKRLLPAEHCITKIKRNFSSGTIPGTPGPNGEDGVEQTAIKVSLKCPITFRRIQLPARGHDCRHIQCFDLESYLQLNCERGTWRCPVCNKTALLEGLEVDQYMLGILIYIQNSEHEEITIDPTCSWKPVPVKPDVHVKEEPEGPAMKRCRTLSPTHMVLPNIMEMIAALGPGSVPFPALPPPPPAGATTDYGAPGPSFPGPGGFPEPFPPPGTPTLSDFTPGPPPISYQSDIPGGLLPPEKPPAQLPPPGRMEPSHPPVQPGLHNTPPGSQPPQPLHHRSAPARPPPGPPAADLAFPPAMAGPGDGAEPALDLLPELTNPDELLSYLGPPDLPASSNDDLLSLFENN; via the exons ATGAACTCCATGAACCCCATGAAACCCTCCACCCCCCACGG tgATGGTTCATTTGCATACGAGGCCGTTCCTTGGCAACCGAGCACCAATCAGCCAGCGGGATCCCTCTCCGTGGTAACCACCGTCTGGGGGGTCAGCAACACCTCCCAGAGCCAG GTTTTCGGCAGCCCCATGGGTCCTGGGgggagcagctccagcacccCGCTGCTGCCCGGGATGGCCAGCACTGGTTCAGGGATGAGCTCGCCGCCGTTCCTGCCGCAGCAGCCCTTTGCTGAGGGAGCGACCGGGAAGGGCTACGTGCAACCGGGCGTCTATGGCCGGAGCAGCTATCCTGGTGGGACAGGCTTCGCCGCCAG CTTCACTGGTAGCCCTGGTGGCCCCAGTGGGATGGGGCTCCCCTCGCATGCCGGCCGGCCTCCCACCGACTTCACCCAggcggctgctgccgccgccgtggctgctgctgccgctaCTGCCACGGCCACGGCTACGGCGACAGTGGCGGCactgcaggagaagcagagccaggagctgagccagTATGGCACG ATGGGCGCAGGGCAGCCCTTCGGCAGCCAGTTCCTGCCCCACGCCGGACCCCGCGGCCCTGCCGGCATGAGCCCAGCTGGCATGGCAGGTGTCATGGCTTCCTCTGGCGTCTCCCCCGTCAGCATGAGCCCTGTGCGGACACCCGGTGCCGGCCCCCTGTACAGCGGGCAGCGGGTGCCCCAGCACAGCTACCCCGGCCCCCCCCCAAGCCAGCAGCTCCCCCGCCAGGGCCTCAAGCGGGCGTACTCCAGTGAG ggATATGCGGCGCAGCAGTACCTCCAGGGCGGGCAGTACGCTGCAGCTGGTGCCCAGTAcgcccccagcgccccccagccctctgccccgTCCCCCTCCTACCCTGGccacaggctgcagcagggcaTAGGCCAGTACCTCTCTGCCTCGGGCAACGCTGGACCCTATTACAAG ccagctgACCAGTTCAATGGGCAGAGCGTTGGCTTCACCACCTACAGCCAGGCGGCCGTTAACGGG CCGGGCCGGTCGCTGCCGGGGTACCCCAGCTCGCCGCTGGCGGGGAACCCCACGCCGCCCATGGCGCCAGGCAGCGGCATCCCCCCCTACGCGTCCCCGGGTCAGGATGTCAAGTCGCCCTTCCTGACGGACATGAAGCCCAGCGTCACCTCCCTGCACCCATCCCCCTCGG GGCCGGCGCCCGGGGAGGAGCTGCGGCTGACCTTCCCGGTGCGGGACGGCGTGGTGCTGGAGCCCTTCCGCCTGCAGCACAACCTGGCCGTCAGCAACCACGTCTTCCAGCTGCGTGACTCTGTCTACAAGACCCTCATGATGAG GCCTGACCTGGAGCTGCAGTTCAAGTGCTACCACCACGAGGACCGCCAGATGAACACCAACTGGCCGGCCTCCGTCCAGGTCAGCGTCAACGCCACACCGCTCACCATCGAGCGCGGTGACAACAAGACCTCCCACAAGCCGCTCTACCTGAAGCACGTCTGCCAGCCCGGCAGGAACACCATCCAGATCACTGTCACCGCCTGCTGCTGT TCCCACCTCTTCGTCCTGCAGCTGGTGCACCGGCCCTCGGTGCGCTCAGTGCTGCAGGGTCTCATCAAGAAGCGCCTGCTCCCTGCCGAGCACTGCATCACCAAAA tCAAGCGCAACTTCAGCAGCGGGACCATCCCAGGGACCCCGGGGCCCAATGGCGAGGATGGCGTGGAGCAGACAGCCATCAAGGTGTCCCTCAAGTGCCCCATCACCTTCCGGAGGATTCAGCTCCCAGCCAGGGGCCACGACTGCCGGCACATACAG tGCTTCGACCTGGAGTCCTACCTGCAGCTCAACTGTGAGAGGGGGACGTGGCGGTGTCCTGTCTGCAA TAAGACGGCtctgctggaggggctggaggtggaCCAGTACATGCTGGGCATCCTGATCTACATCCAGAA ctcAGAGCACGAGGAGATCACCATCGACCCGACCTGCAGCTGGAAGCCCGTCCCGGTCAAACCCGACGTCCACGTCAAGGAGGAGCCGGAGGGGCCGGCAATGAAGCGGTGCCGGACCCTCAGCCCCACGCACATGGTGCTGCCCAACATCATGGAGATGATCGCGGCGCTGGGGCCCGGCTCCGTGCCCttcccggcgctgccgccgccaccgcccgcggGGGCCACCACCGACTACGGTGCCCCGG GTCCCAGCTTTCCAGGGCCCGGGGGGTTCCCTGAGCCGttccctccccccggcacccCGACGCTGAGCGATTTCACGCCGGGACCCCCACCCATCTCCTACCAGTCTGACATCCCCGGTGGCCTCCTGCCCCCCGAGAAGCCCCCCGCGCAG CTGCCCCCGCCGGGGCGGATGGAGCCCTCCCACCCCCCGGTGCAGCCGGGGCTGCACAACACCCCCCCGGGCAGCCAGCCGCCACAGCCGCTGCACCACCGGAGCGCACCAGCGcggccccccccgggcccccccgccgccgacCTCGCCTTCCCTCCGGCTATGGCCGGGCCGGGCGACGGCGCCGAGCCTGCCCTGGAC ctgctGCCCGAGCTGACGAACCCCGACGAGCTGCTCTCCTACCTGGGCCCCCCCGACCTCCCCGCCAGCAGCAACGACGACCTCCTCTCCCTCTTCGAGAACAACTaa
- the ZMIZ2 gene encoding zinc finger MIZ domain-containing protein 2 isoform X2 — protein sequence MNSMNPMKPSTPHGDGSFAYEAVPWQPSTNQPAGSLSVVTTVWGVSNTSQSQVFGSPMGPGGSSSSTPLLPGMASTGSGMSSPPFLPQQPFAEGATGKGYVQPGVYGRSSYPGGTGFAASFTGSPGGPSGMGLPSHAGRPPTDFTQAAAAAAVAAAAATATATATATVAALQEKQSQELSQYGTPADQFNGQSVGFTTYSQAAVNGPGRSLPGYPSSPLAGNPTPPMAPGSGIPPYASPGQDVKSPFLTDMKPSVTSLHPSPSGPAPGEELRLTFPVRDGVVLEPFRLQHNLAVSNHVFQLRDSVYKTLMMRPDLELQFKCYHHEDRQMNTNWPASVQVSVNATPLTIERGDNKTSHKPLYLKHVCQPGRNTIQITVTACCCSHLFVLQLVHRPSVRSVLQGLIKKRLLPAEHCITKIKRNFSSGTIPGTPGPNGEDGVEQTAIKVSLKCPITFRRIQLPARGHDCRHIQCFDLESYLQLNCERGTWRCPVCNKTALLEGLEVDQYMLGILIYIQNSEHEEITIDPTCSWKPVPVKPDVHVKEEPEGPAMKRCRTLSPTHMVLPNIMEMIAALGPGSVPFPALPPPPPAGATTDYGAPGPSFPGPGGFPEPFPPPGTPTLSDFTPGPPPISYQSDIPGGLLPPEKPPAQLPPPGRMEPSHPPVQPGLHNTPPGSQPPQPLHHRSAPARPPPGPPAADLAFPPAMAGPGDGAEPALDLLPELTNPDELLSYLGPPDLPASSNDDLLSLFENN from the exons ATGAACTCCATGAACCCCATGAAACCCTCCACCCCCCACGG tgATGGTTCATTTGCATACGAGGCCGTTCCTTGGCAACCGAGCACCAATCAGCCAGCGGGATCCCTCTCCGTGGTAACCACCGTCTGGGGGGTCAGCAACACCTCCCAGAGCCAG GTTTTCGGCAGCCCCATGGGTCCTGGGgggagcagctccagcacccCGCTGCTGCCCGGGATGGCCAGCACTGGTTCAGGGATGAGCTCGCCGCCGTTCCTGCCGCAGCAGCCCTTTGCTGAGGGAGCGACCGGGAAGGGCTACGTGCAACCGGGCGTCTATGGCCGGAGCAGCTATCCTGGTGGGACAGGCTTCGCCGCCAG CTTCACTGGTAGCCCTGGTGGCCCCAGTGGGATGGGGCTCCCCTCGCATGCCGGCCGGCCTCCCACCGACTTCACCCAggcggctgctgccgccgccgtggctgctgctgccgctaCTGCCACGGCCACGGCTACGGCGACAGTGGCGGCactgcaggagaagcagagccaggagctgagccagTATGGCACG ccagctgACCAGTTCAATGGGCAGAGCGTTGGCTTCACCACCTACAGCCAGGCGGCCGTTAACGGG CCGGGCCGGTCGCTGCCGGGGTACCCCAGCTCGCCGCTGGCGGGGAACCCCACGCCGCCCATGGCGCCAGGCAGCGGCATCCCCCCCTACGCGTCCCCGGGTCAGGATGTCAAGTCGCCCTTCCTGACGGACATGAAGCCCAGCGTCACCTCCCTGCACCCATCCCCCTCGG GGCCGGCGCCCGGGGAGGAGCTGCGGCTGACCTTCCCGGTGCGGGACGGCGTGGTGCTGGAGCCCTTCCGCCTGCAGCACAACCTGGCCGTCAGCAACCACGTCTTCCAGCTGCGTGACTCTGTCTACAAGACCCTCATGATGAG GCCTGACCTGGAGCTGCAGTTCAAGTGCTACCACCACGAGGACCGCCAGATGAACACCAACTGGCCGGCCTCCGTCCAGGTCAGCGTCAACGCCACACCGCTCACCATCGAGCGCGGTGACAACAAGACCTCCCACAAGCCGCTCTACCTGAAGCACGTCTGCCAGCCCGGCAGGAACACCATCCAGATCACTGTCACCGCCTGCTGCTGT TCCCACCTCTTCGTCCTGCAGCTGGTGCACCGGCCCTCGGTGCGCTCAGTGCTGCAGGGTCTCATCAAGAAGCGCCTGCTCCCTGCCGAGCACTGCATCACCAAAA tCAAGCGCAACTTCAGCAGCGGGACCATCCCAGGGACCCCGGGGCCCAATGGCGAGGATGGCGTGGAGCAGACAGCCATCAAGGTGTCCCTCAAGTGCCCCATCACCTTCCGGAGGATTCAGCTCCCAGCCAGGGGCCACGACTGCCGGCACATACAG tGCTTCGACCTGGAGTCCTACCTGCAGCTCAACTGTGAGAGGGGGACGTGGCGGTGTCCTGTCTGCAA TAAGACGGCtctgctggaggggctggaggtggaCCAGTACATGCTGGGCATCCTGATCTACATCCAGAA ctcAGAGCACGAGGAGATCACCATCGACCCGACCTGCAGCTGGAAGCCCGTCCCGGTCAAACCCGACGTCCACGTCAAGGAGGAGCCGGAGGGGCCGGCAATGAAGCGGTGCCGGACCCTCAGCCCCACGCACATGGTGCTGCCCAACATCATGGAGATGATCGCGGCGCTGGGGCCCGGCTCCGTGCCCttcccggcgctgccgccgccaccgcccgcggGGGCCACCACCGACTACGGTGCCCCGG GTCCCAGCTTTCCAGGGCCCGGGGGGTTCCCTGAGCCGttccctccccccggcacccCGACGCTGAGCGATTTCACGCCGGGACCCCCACCCATCTCCTACCAGTCTGACATCCCCGGTGGCCTCCTGCCCCCCGAGAAGCCCCCCGCGCAG CTGCCCCCGCCGGGGCGGATGGAGCCCTCCCACCCCCCGGTGCAGCCGGGGCTGCACAACACCCCCCCGGGCAGCCAGCCGCCACAGCCGCTGCACCACCGGAGCGCACCAGCGcggccccccccgggcccccccgccgccgacCTCGCCTTCCCTCCGGCTATGGCCGGGCCGGGCGACGGCGCCGAGCCTGCCCTGGAC ctgctGCCCGAGCTGACGAACCCCGACGAGCTGCTCTCCTACCTGGGCCCCCCCGACCTCCCCGCCAGCAGCAACGACGACCTCCTCTCCCTCTTCGAGAACAACTaa